In Pseudomonas glycinae, the DNA window CCAGTCGCCTTCCACCCAGTAAATGCGCTCGACCACGTCCTCCGACGCCGAGGTGGCGGAAAACAGGACGAACCGATCGTAACCATAGGCCCCGGCGAAACCGCGAACGGCCTTCTGGATCGCCACTAGCGTTTGCGCCGCCTCGATGTCGAGGGCGGCGCGCAAGAGTGCCTCGGCAGGTCCGGAGCTCACCCCGACGTGACCTCTTTGAGGAGCGCGGCCGCCGCCAGTTTGCCCAGTGCGTTGCCCGCCAGCGGACTGTCACCGGTCAGCAACTTGCGATCCTGAAGCGTGGCCCCGGAAATGCCCTGGTTGGTGATTTCCACACCGAGCGCCTGCAACTGCTCGCCGAACTTCCAGGTCAGGTGGCCGGGCATGTAACCGATGTCGGGGGTTGTCGCGTCCAGGGCATCGGGAAAGGCGCAAATCCGGTAACCGTTGAAGATGCACGAGTCTTTTGTTTCACCGAGGCCGGCCGCCAGCAACGCCGCCGGGCCGTGGCACAGGGTAATGACGAATTTGTCCTTGGCGACGGCCCATTGCAGAACCTTCTTCACGTCCTCGCTTTCCGGCAGGCCGATCAGCGCACCGTGCCCGCCGGGAATGAACACGCCGATGTAGTCCGAGTTTTCGCCCAGCGCTTCTTCGATCACTTGGGACAGCTTGAGCGGACGCTTGAACTGATCACGATATTGCTCGTAGAAGCCCTTCACTTCGGCGT includes these proteins:
- the hchA gene encoding glyoxalase III HchA, whose amino-acid sequence is MATTQTDDKRPTPDPAEDNAFFPSPYSLSQFTSPKSDLSDAEYPNRYKGGRWKILMIGADERYLLTDNGTMFSTGNHPVETLLPMYHLDKAGFGFDVATLSGNPVKFEFWAMPSEDAEVKGFYEQYRDQFKRPLKLSQVIEEALGENSDYIGVFIPGGHGALIGLPESEDVKKVLQWAVAKDKFVITLCHGPAALLAAGLGETKDSCIFNGYRICAFPDALDATTPDIGYMPGHLTWKFGEQLQALGVEITNQGISGATLQDRKLLTGDSPLAGNALGKLAAAALLKEVTSG